One Lacunisphaera limnophila DNA window includes the following coding sequences:
- a CDS encoding beta-ketoacyl-[acyl-carrier-protein] synthase family protein produces the protein MRRRVKITGIGPVTPAGIGREAFFRGINDPVSRVRLLSQLDQTAGPFIGAEILDFDLKNYAPELDPRRLARHTQFGLAAAILATADAGLTPAEANELNPVVVTGTSLMDFDRISREIHIVQKKGPRYAMARNLYETSLVKIPGTISEFIGPAARMFSLQSSCCSGLDAVGQAAELVATGQSNLAITGGTECPLTYHPMVEFNAAELSPVGLENPEKACRPFDLWRSTGVIGEGAAMLILEPEDSPRPAYAWITGYGYANDANGLAGEGIGEAARIALANAGRRPDEVDYICAWGPGHRVIDNNEATAMRRVFQDKLPEIPVTSIKGMIGTALAASGPIQAASTALSLRHSLLPPTVNWETPDPHCPLNLSSRPRYLGANVAIVNAHGMAGSNAVIVIERLCPR, from the coding sequence ATGCGCCGCCGCGTTAAGATCACCGGCATCGGCCCGGTCACCCCCGCGGGCATCGGCCGCGAGGCGTTTTTCCGCGGCATCAACGATCCGGTCAGCCGGGTGCGCTTGCTGAGCCAGCTGGACCAGACGGCGGGGCCCTTCATCGGCGCGGAGATCCTCGACTTTGACCTCAAAAACTACGCGCCCGAACTCGACCCGCGCCGCCTCGCCCGCCATACGCAGTTCGGCCTGGCCGCCGCCATCCTGGCGACCGCCGATGCCGGCCTCACCCCGGCCGAGGCCAACGAGCTGAACCCGGTCGTGGTGACCGGAACCTCCCTGATGGATTTCGACCGGATCAGCCGCGAAATCCACATCGTCCAGAAGAAGGGCCCGCGCTATGCCATGGCGCGAAACCTGTACGAAACCTCCCTGGTCAAGATCCCCGGCACCATCTCCGAGTTTATCGGCCCGGCCGCCCGCATGTTTTCCCTCCAAAGCTCCTGCTGCTCCGGCCTGGACGCCGTGGGGCAGGCCGCCGAACTCGTGGCCACGGGCCAATCCAACCTCGCGATCACCGGCGGCACGGAATGCCCCCTCACCTACCACCCGATGGTCGAGTTCAACGCCGCGGAACTGAGTCCCGTGGGTTTGGAAAACCCCGAAAAAGCCTGCCGGCCCTTTGATCTCTGGCGCTCCACCGGTGTCATCGGCGAAGGCGCCGCCATGCTCATCTTGGAACCGGAGGACAGCCCGCGCCCGGCCTATGCATGGATCACGGGTTACGGGTACGCCAACGACGCCAACGGCCTCGCCGGAGAAGGCATAGGCGAGGCGGCGCGCATCGCGTTGGCGAATGCCGGCCGCCGCCCCGACGAGGTAGACTACATCTGCGCGTGGGGCCCCGGCCACCGGGTGATCGACAACAACGAGGCGACCGCCATGCGCCGGGTTTTCCAGGACAAGCTCCCGGAGATTCCGGTGACGTCGATCAAAGGCATGATTGGCACCGCCCTCGCTGCTTCAGGCCCCATCCAAGCTGCCAGCACCGCGCTCAGCCTCCGCCATAGTCTCCTGCCCCCCACGGTAAATTGGGAAACGCCCGATCCGCACTGCCCCTTGAATCTTTCGTCCCGCCCGCGCTACCTCGGCGCCAATGTGGCCATCGTCAACGCCCACGGCATGGCCGGCAGCAACGCCGTGATCGTCATTGAAAGGCTATGCCCCCGCTGA
- a CDS encoding ATP-binding response regulator produces MSEAAPSVLPTPVSKRPKVLVVDDELGPRESISYLLQDEFDVVAVDRVDHGLTQLGAASFACVIMDIRMPQKNGIQGLEAMRKIDPEVSIIMMTGYGALATAQAAISLGANEYLKKPFDVDVLQQSVRRHVAEGIERKKRAGMLRQLEGMYESVKTEQKKQQMNTGFNQAAAEMVHDICNPLVVAIGYTNMLLDEVRQLPPGGPAIGRIVHYAETLEKCSSFCLHLAESWRQTTRHAGEVDVVDLFATATDTKGVLFFGTNRVEVSGTPETNINGIRFEIVRLLQNLVKNALEAGASQVNVAVTRADGRVVLTIADNGTGLPPEIMESILKKPVESTKAHGTGLGMTICRHIVAAHRGEIRVAARPGGGTVFTLTFPPAAT; encoded by the coding sequence ATGTCCGAAGCCGCCCCCTCCGTCCTGCCGACCCCGGTCTCCAAGCGCCCGAAAGTCCTGGTGGTCGATGACGAGCTCGGACCGCGCGAGAGCATCAGCTACCTCCTGCAGGACGAGTTTGATGTCGTGGCCGTCGACCGCGTGGACCACGGCCTCACCCAGCTCGGCGCCGCCTCGTTCGCCTGCGTGATCATGGACATCCGCATGCCCCAGAAGAACGGCATCCAGGGCCTCGAGGCCATGCGCAAGATCGATCCCGAGGTCTCCATCATCATGATGACGGGCTACGGCGCCCTCGCCACCGCCCAGGCCGCCATCAGCCTCGGCGCCAACGAATATCTCAAGAAGCCCTTCGACGTGGACGTGCTCCAGCAGTCCGTGCGTCGCCACGTCGCCGAGGGCATCGAGCGCAAGAAGCGCGCCGGCATGCTCCGCCAGCTCGAGGGCATGTACGAGTCGGTGAAGACCGAGCAGAAGAAACAGCAGATGAACACCGGCTTCAACCAGGCCGCCGCGGAGATGGTCCACGACATCTGCAACCCCCTCGTCGTCGCCATCGGCTACACCAACATGCTGCTCGACGAAGTCCGCCAGCTGCCGCCGGGCGGCCCCGCCATCGGCCGCATCGTGCATTACGCCGAGACCCTCGAGAAGTGCTCTTCCTTCTGCCTCCACCTCGCCGAGTCCTGGCGGCAGACCACCCGCCACGCCGGCGAGGTCGATGTCGTGGACCTGTTCGCCACCGCCACGGACACCAAGGGCGTGCTCTTCTTCGGCACCAACCGCGTCGAGGTCAGCGGCACCCCGGAGACCAACATCAACGGCATCCGCTTCGAGATCGTCCGCCTGCTGCAGAACCTCGTGAAGAACGCCCTCGAGGCCGGCGCCTCCCAGGTCAACGTCGCCGTGACGCGGGCCGACGGCCGCGTCGTCCTCACCATCGCCGACAACGGCACCGGCCTCCCCCCCGAGATCATGGAGAGCATCCTCAAGAAGCCGGTCGAGTCCACCAAGGCGCACGGCACCGGCCTCGGCATGACCATCTGCCGACACATTGTCGCCGCCCACCGCGGCGAGATCCGCGTCGCCGCCCGCCCCGGCGGCGGCACCGTCTTCACCCTGACCTTCCCCCCCGCGGCCACCTGA
- a CDS encoding aminoglycoside 6-adenylyltransferase — MTRRPSQSRGMTADDFQDRIVAWARRQPDVEALVLAGSRAVAGAADGYSDWDFHLITTAPARFAHTRWLGEIAPCWCAHAARTPRGVIKVSAVFEQGWEADFVPLAAWQMKLVYWAMRFPDKADLMPGRLRRGIRETRAFMLGTGHRLLVGSPAWERRFAALQQPWTDPGFTREEFAGHVGAFWQKSVWVCKKIARPEPRSAMHWLHGLVTEHVYALLAEEARLAGRVARPEARKAEQWLDARRQAQTAFETGADARTLARALLAAITLFEEVSQSVATTRGFARPDDAAVAAWLRTELGKLTG, encoded by the coding sequence ATGACGCGCCGCCCGTCCCAATCCCGCGGCATGACCGCTGATGATTTTCAGGATCGCATCGTGGCCTGGGCGCGGCGCCAGCCCGACGTGGAGGCGCTGGTGCTGGCGGGCTCGCGGGCGGTGGCGGGGGCGGCGGATGGCTATTCGGATTGGGATTTTCATCTCATCACCACCGCGCCGGCGCGGTTTGCGCACACGCGCTGGCTGGGCGAGATTGCGCCATGCTGGTGCGCGCATGCCGCCCGCACGCCGCGTGGGGTGATCAAGGTCAGCGCCGTGTTCGAGCAGGGCTGGGAGGCGGATTTTGTCCCGCTGGCCGCGTGGCAGATGAAACTGGTTTATTGGGCCATGCGTTTTCCGGACAAGGCGGACCTGATGCCCGGCCGGTTGCGGCGCGGCATCCGGGAGACACGCGCCTTCATGCTGGGCACCGGCCACCGGCTGTTGGTGGGGTCGCCGGCGTGGGAGCGGCGGTTCGCGGCGCTGCAGCAGCCTTGGACTGATCCGGGGTTCACGCGGGAGGAGTTTGCCGGCCACGTCGGGGCCTTCTGGCAGAAATCCGTCTGGGTCTGCAAAAAAATCGCCCGGCCCGAACCGCGGTCCGCCATGCACTGGTTGCACGGCTTGGTAACCGAGCACGTCTACGCGCTGCTGGCGGAAGAGGCGCGGCTGGCGGGCCGCGTGGCGCGGCCGGAGGCGCGCAAGGCCGAGCAGTGGCTGGACGCGCGGCGGCAGGCGCAGACGGCGTTCGAGACCGGGGCGGATGCGCGCACGCTGGCGCGCGCCTTGCTTGCCGCGATCACGCTTTTCGAGGAAGTCTCCCAGAGTGTGGCCACGACCCGCGGGTTCGCCCGACCGGACGATGCGGCGGTGGCGGCGTGGCTGCGGACGGAGCTGGGCAAGCTCACGGGCTGA